The following proteins are encoded in a genomic region of Alphaproteobacteria bacterium:
- a CDS encoding glycosyl hydrolase 108 family protein — MGAQAPPRPFAPGGSSSGGTPQKTGWHNGVSILAYDADGKVVRLKKGETPPAAAVALAEKLKNQQRDEWKTKGGKRPKIDGLTLVKDANANYTGKPTDTIGDEYSLEVDGKKYVARVERHQHDDGYNGRNWSDGYGEDAKGDGTIGLTPPPLFPNAAATASGATVLAGAKPVKFDIAIGDSIALGVKNIGRLGGDAVEGRSPQEVQSAINNMLATNPNALRGKKVVLSTGVSNSALADDNLNPNSAQYKEILGQQTALVAKQLRTLKAAGADVTVMGVSDSKYEGVNEMLAMQADTSGFSFGGALTHLGKDNVHPEYHNALAQLQTAAGGGQPGTTAGGAPGTAEDDEHGDTQQASYIQAASIPPASRAGLTPPGSNLSEDNVASLARTQQILDQLAAGADPSTVFQSQEEASRFGIINMIMERDEGGNVIATLDDGAGAGRWGLTASNNTKMIQEYTGTHDLKNLTRAQVMEITRRNYWDAIDGDHIQGDDRAKWMAASYMYNTGSAAAALSLVKQSHGDSSKMYEILEHRYEENAKKPGKEQFRDAWMNRIAAQKTATIDAAYRISNSIKNDSIDTLPPQYRDDKNAGKGAGAVGGFTSQEQLNTLAYNMAERNTLMDKTKLSKIDDGLSLTGHDDLEGLKKQRDEEAKAIKAAHGKSIAYDKELLSTTTESVVKSWLDWRKDAGDKNLGDSQAYVKEISTALDMKPTEAIDLHNPETLAVVLGSLGRNANGQHLSRDEILDAVQSATGRTKATLMEDFNTFASKHPYLATAGIVGASVAAVFGGEAVLGTGLLGGTTAAAGGTAAAGGATAAEGAAATGLLRTGISAVGRAIGWADKADTAYNLAAGAVDYIFGSNSSGGGGGGIADGQAGPYDAATLMAIGAEEAEEDAAAEAEMQERLKPKVSGEEEVYDDDTDKNGNLIRGGGVLSRIGGIMEKPGQWLDNHEARIDNWFEKNPSWKADYVAPAASAPSQGAGGGDISPAPASGGWEPVAAKPSYLSGRGNDGGSTLIDPSEPFARAAGMPDDAPQPHHVSGTSSPRPFAQAMATAAIAGAAMMPSSAPQNRNTAYSGDDTHASATSAQASAYAGAYTQAAAGFDETQHPFGQIGDVKWKSVGDFAKFYTPAYNEKQDAENRSGWKTHLSVNAADLDRATDIVLQVYEQYGGKHFKVTSPEAAKEFSNPSHDQAGKMFTLYDYGEQHWPEMIQKIEQGFRAANIAPGHAVAGDAVVDGSLYAYRRNDMVPKGMGGRDRYVDAEAAKAINPANPANPFNAHDPLEGFSVSAPQTGAVESAQNEEALLMEARRVLDIDYLTAADLESYKHYKKTVLDPLEERSNAPPSPEAVARETEWRRSNLADGIKAWDNILDSGAAHYLNPAEQETLNVAMNTARATATTGTMAEIDGSIAGLKQVQDILLRAEKARMEDAKRQQAAVAEESGARERGGRVREREFDVTQAHTNIDAGFGDLLDAPV, encoded by the coding sequence GTGGGGGCTCAGGCGCCCCCACGACCTTTCGCGCCGGGCGGCAGCAGTAGCGGCGGCACTCCGCAGAAAACCGGCTGGCATAACGGCGTTTCCATCCTCGCCTATGACGCCGACGGAAAGGTTGTCCGTCTTAAGAAAGGCGAAACCCCTCCCGCCGCCGCCGTGGCCCTCGCGGAAAAACTTAAGAATCAGCAGAGAGATGAATGGAAGACCAAGGGCGGCAAGCGGCCCAAAATCGATGGCCTCACGCTGGTTAAAGACGCCAATGCCAACTATACCGGCAAGCCGACGGACACGATCGGCGATGAATATAGTTTAGAAGTCGACGGAAAAAAATACGTCGCGCGCGTCGAGCGGCACCAGCATGATGACGGCTATAATGGGCGAAACTGGAGCGACGGCTATGGCGAGGACGCCAAGGGCGACGGCACGATAGGCCTGACCCCGCCGCCGCTGTTCCCGAATGCCGCCGCCACGGCGAGTGGCGCTACCGTCCTGGCGGGCGCGAAACCCGTAAAATTCGACATAGCGATCGGCGACAGCATCGCGCTGGGCGTGAAAAATATCGGACGGCTTGGCGGCGACGCCGTTGAAGGACGCTCGCCGCAAGAGGTGCAGTCGGCGATCAATAACATGCTGGCGACAAACCCGAACGCGCTGCGCGGCAAGAAAGTCGTTTTGTCCACGGGCGTCAGCAATAGCGCGCTCGCCGATGACAACCTCAATCCCAACAGCGCGCAATACAAGGAAATATTAGGCCAGCAGACTGCCCTGGTCGCCAAGCAGCTCAGAACGCTCAAGGCCGCCGGCGCGGATGTCACCGTCATGGGCGTCTCCGACTCCAAATATGAAGGCGTCAACGAGATGCTCGCCATGCAGGCTGACACTTCGGGATTCAGCTTCGGAGGCGCGCTTACGCATCTCGGCAAGGACAATGTCCACCCCGAATATCATAACGCCCTGGCGCAGCTTCAGACAGCGGCGGGCGGCGGCCAGCCGGGCACGACCGCGGGCGGCGCGCCGGGCACGGCAGAGGATGACGAGCACGGCGACACTCAGCAGGCCAGCTATATCCAGGCCGCTTCCATTCCGCCTGCGAGCCGGGCGGGCTTGACGCCTCCCGGAAGCAATTTATCCGAAGATAACGTCGCGAGTCTGGCGCGGACACAGCAAATCCTCGACCAGCTCGCCGCGGGCGCGGATCCGTCCACCGTCTTCCAAAGCCAGGAAGAAGCCTCGCGATTCGGCATCATCAATATGATCATGGAACGGGACGAAGGCGGCAATGTCATTGCCACGCTGGACGACGGCGCCGGTGCCGGCCGTTGGGGACTCACGGCAAGCAACAACACTAAAATGATTCAAGAATATACCGGCACGCACGACCTCAAGAATCTGACGCGCGCGCAGGTCATGGAAATCACCCGGCGGAATTATTGGGACGCCATTGACGGCGACCACATCCAGGGCGATGACCGGGCGAAATGGATGGCGGCTTCCTATATGTACAACACGGGGAGCGCGGCGGCAGCCTTAAGCCTGGTGAAGCAATCTCATGGCGATAGCTCCAAAATGTATGAAATCCTGGAACATCGCTATGAAGAAAATGCAAAAAAGCCAGGCAAAGAGCAATTCCGTGATGCCTGGATGAATCGCATTGCCGCCCAAAAGACCGCCACCATCGATGCGGCTTACCGCATATCGAACAGCATCAAGAACGACAGCATAGACACATTGCCTCCTCAATATCGCGATGACAAAAACGCCGGAAAAGGCGCGGGAGCCGTCGGCGGCTTCACCAGTCAAGAACAGCTCAACACGCTCGCTTATAATATGGCAGAGCGCAATACGCTGATGGATAAAACGAAGCTGTCTAAGATAGATGACGGTCTTAGCCTGACCGGCCACGACGATCTTGAAGGGCTGAAAAAACAGCGTGACGAGGAAGCGAAGGCCATAAAAGCCGCTCACGGCAAGTCGATAGCCTATGACAAAGAACTCTTGAGCACGACGACCGAGAGCGTCGTCAAGAGCTGGCTCGATTGGAGAAAAGACGCTGGGGACAAAAATCTCGGCGATTCCCAAGCCTATGTCAAAGAGATCAGCACGGCGCTCGACATGAAGCCGACGGAAGCGATCGACCTGCATAATCCTGAAACGCTGGCCGTGGTTCTGGGTTCGCTCGGCCGGAACGCGAACGGGCAGCATCTTTCGAGGGACGAAATCCTCGACGCCGTGCAAAGCGCGACAGGCCGAACAAAAGCAACGCTGATGGAGGATTTCAATACTTTCGCGTCGAAGCACCCCTATCTCGCCACCGCCGGCATCGTCGGCGCCTCCGTAGCCGCCGTCTTCGGCGGCGAGGCGGTCCTGGGAACGGGACTCCTCGGAGGAACTACCGCCGCAGCGGGAGGAACCGCCGCGGCGGGAGGCGCCACGGCGGCAGAAGGAGCCGCCGCAACTGGATTATTGCGCACCGGCATTTCCGCGGTCGGACGGGCCATCGGATGGGCGGACAAGGCGGACACGGCCTATAACCTGGCCGCAGGCGCCGTGGATTATATTTTCGGAAGCAATAGCTCAGGCGGCGGTGGCGGCGGCATTGCCGACGGCCAGGCGGGGCCGTACGACGCGGCCACCTTGATGGCGATCGGAGCGGAAGAGGCCGAAGAGGACGCGGCCGCCGAAGCGGAGATGCAGGAAAGGCTCAAGCCGAAAGTCTCGGGCGAGGAAGAAGTCTATGACGACGATACCGACAAGAACGGTAATCTGATAAGAGGCGGCGGCGTCCTGTCGCGCATAGGCGGCATCATGGAAAAGCCTGGACAATGGTTGGACAACCACGAAGCCAGGATCGACAACTGGTTCGAGAAAAATCCTTCCTGGAAGGCGGACTACGTCGCGCCAGCCGCCAGCGCGCCAAGCCAAGGCGCGGGCGGCGGCGACATCTCCCCCGCTCCCGCAAGCGGCGGCTGGGAACCTGTCGCGGCGAAACCTTCTTACCTGTCGGGAAGAGGGAATGACGGAGGCTCGACGCTCATCGACCCATCGGAGCCTTTTGCCCGCGCCGCTGGCATGCCGGACGACGCGCCGCAGCCACATCATGTATCGGGCACATCGTCCCCCCGCCCATTCGCGCAGGCGATGGCCACGGCGGCAATCGCCGGGGCGGCCATGATGCCTTCCTCGGCACCGCAAAACCGGAATACCGCCTATTCCGGCGATGATACTCACGCATCCGCAACGAGTGCTCAGGCAAGCGCATATGCAGGAGCATACACTCAGGCCGCGGCAGGCTTTGACGAAACACAGCACCCCTTCGGTCAAATTGGCGATGTCAAATGGAAGAGCGTCGGCGACTTTGCAAAATTCTACACACCGGCCTACAACGAAAAACAGGATGCGGAAAATAGGAGTGGCTGGAAAACGCATTTATCCGTGAATGCCGCCGATCTCGACCGCGCGACCGACATCGTCCTGCAGGTTTATGAGCAATATGGCGGAAAACATTTCAAAGTCACTTCGCCGGAAGCCGCCAAAGAGTTCAGCAATCCCAGCCATGACCAAGCCGGGAAAATGTTCACGCTTTATGATTATGGAGAGCAACATTGGCCGGAAATGATTCAAAAAATCGAGCAAGGATTCCGCGCGGCGAACATTGCGCCCGGCCATGCCGTCGCCGGAGACGCCGTGGTTGACGGCAGTCTTTATGCCTATCGCCGCAACGACATGGTTCCCAAGGGAATGGGGGGACGCGACCGGTATGTCGATGCCGAAGCAGCAAAGGCAATCAATCCCGCTAACCCCGCCAATCCGTTCAATGCCCATGATCCGCTTGAAGGATTCAGCGTGAGCGCGCCGCAAACGGGCGCCGTCGAGTCCGCCCAGAATGAGGAAGCCCTGCTAATGGAGGCCCGCCGCGTTCTAGATATAGACTATCTCACCGCCGCTGATCTTGAGAGCTATAAGCATTACAAAAAGACAGTGCTCGACCCGCTAGAAGAAAGAAGCAACGCTCCTCCTTCTCCCGAAGCCGTAGCGCGAGAGACCGAATGGAGAAGGAGCAATCTAGCCGATGGAATCAAGGCTTGGGATAATATATTGGATAGCGGCGCGGCTCATTATCTCAATCCCGCAGAACAGGAAACGTTAAATGTCGCCATGAACACGGCACGCGCAACGGCGACGACCGGCACCATGGCGGAAATCGACGGCAGCATTGCGGGACTCAAGCAAGTGCAAGACATACTCCTTCGCGCTGAGAAAGCCCGCATGGAGGATGCCAAGCGGCAACAAGCCGCTGTCGCTGAAGAATCAGGCGCGCGCGAAAGAGGCGGAAGAGTCCGTGAAAGAGAATTTGACGTGACGCAAGCCCATACTAACATCGACGCCGGTTTCGGCGATCTGCTGGATGCGCCAGTTTAG
- a CDS encoding DNA translocase FtsK 4TM domain-containing protein, with product MPRRKQALPWLPETLHAAITRRVRFLAGAALMLTGIACALALVSYVPSDSSLNSAQGGIAGGAMIIHNWLGAFGSYGADLLRQFFGLASYLLCVVLAAWGWRLMSGRSLDHLAGRMAMTLFALILCGTALQASIPAMGGHPAGGAFGLLLARKAASLLPAAWGGYAMTGAGLLLTAAAVYMACALTLAEWSALWAHIRSKTAWLLAAMAGLGRWFLRRFRDPQPEDEADEPMAQNDNAAPALASVKPAPVKRPQKSPMIKKTAASARQAKLALEGENENPLPPLDLLPLPDPAKANREIAPEALRRNAELLESVLSDFGISGQITDVAPGPVVTLYELEPAPGIRAARVIALADDIARNMSAASVRVAVVPGRNVIGIEMPNQRRETVLMRELLESEAYNSGQQSLPLILGKDIAGAPIIADLARMPHLLIAGTTGSGKSVSVNTMILSLLYRLPPQRCRFIMIDPKMLELSVYEGIPHLLTPVVTEPKKAIVAMKWVVREMEERYRAMSKLGVRNIDGYNIRLKQARDRGEELTRQVQTGFNPGTGKPIFEEQPLDLSDLPYIVVIVDEMADLMLVAGKEIEIAVQRLAQMARAAGIHIIMATQRPSVDVITGTIKANFPTRISFQVTSKIDSRTILGEQGAEQLLGQGDMLYMAGGGRITRVHGPFVRDSEVEKVVAFLKAQGEPDYLDEVTEGGEDGDFGDAGGGSDGDSSGGNEMYDMAVDLVQREGKASTSFLQRHLKLGYNRAAVLIERMEREGVVSAANHVGKREVFGGKRA from the coding sequence ATGCCGCGCCGAAAACAGGCGCTTCCGTGGCTGCCCGAGACCTTGCACGCCGCGATTACGCGGCGTGTGCGTTTTCTGGCGGGGGCGGCGCTTATGCTGACGGGGATAGCTTGCGCTCTGGCTCTTGTCAGCTATGTCCCGTCCGACTCGTCCCTGAACAGCGCCCAAGGCGGAATCGCCGGCGGCGCGATGATCATTCATAACTGGCTCGGCGCTTTCGGCAGCTATGGCGCGGATCTGCTGCGCCAGTTTTTCGGTCTTGCCAGTTATTTGTTGTGCGTCGTGCTGGCGGCCTGGGGCTGGCGGCTCATGAGCGGCCGCAGTCTCGATCATCTGGCCGGTCGCATGGCGATGACTTTGTTCGCGCTGATTTTATGCGGCACGGCGTTGCAAGCCTCTATCCCCGCCATGGGCGGCCATCCCGCGGGCGGCGCGTTCGGCTTGCTGCTGGCGCGTAAGGCGGCCTCCCTGCTGCCTGCCGCATGGGGAGGCTATGCCATGACCGGAGCGGGACTGCTGCTGACGGCGGCGGCGGTCTATATGGCATGCGCGCTGACTTTGGCGGAATGGTCGGCTCTATGGGCGCATATACGCAGCAAGACCGCGTGGCTTCTAGCGGCGATGGCGGGTCTGGGGCGGTGGTTCTTGCGGCGATTCCGCGATCCGCAGCCCGAGGATGAAGCCGACGAGCCCATGGCGCAGAATGACAATGCGGCGCCGGCATTGGCGTCCGTCAAGCCCGCGCCGGTCAAGCGGCCGCAGAAATCGCCGATGATCAAAAAAACGGCGGCTTCCGCCCGCCAGGCAAAGCTGGCGCTGGAAGGGGAAAACGAAAATCCCCTGCCGCCGCTCGATCTTTTGCCGTTGCCCGATCCCGCCAAGGCCAACCGCGAGATCGCGCCGGAAGCCTTGCGCCGTAACGCCGAACTTCTGGAAAGCGTGCTGAGCGACTTCGGCATCAGCGGCCAGATCACCGATGTCGCGCCGGGGCCTGTCGTCACGCTCTATGAGCTCGAGCCCGCGCCCGGCATTCGCGCCGCCAGGGTGATCGCGCTCGCCGACGACATCGCGCGCAATATGAGCGCGGCGTCGGTGCGGGTCGCGGTCGTGCCGGGACGCAACGTCATCGGCATCGAAATGCCCAACCAGCGCCGCGAGACCGTCCTCATGCGCGAGCTTCTGGAAAGCGAAGCCTATAATAGCGGCCAGCAATCCCTGCCGCTCATTCTCGGCAAGGATATCGCGGGCGCGCCGATCATCGCCGATCTGGCGCGGATGCCGCATTTGCTGATTGCGGGCACGACCGGTTCGGGCAAATCGGTTTCGGTCAACACGATGATCCTGTCGCTACTGTACCGGTTGCCGCCGCAACGATGCCGCTTCATCATGATCGATCCGAAGATGCTGGAGCTTTCGGTCTATGAGGGCATTCCGCATCTGCTGACCCCTGTCGTGACCGAGCCGAAAAAGGCGATCGTCGCGATGAAGTGGGTGGTGCGCGAGATGGAGGAACGCTATCGCGCGATGTCGAAACTCGGCGTGCGGAATATCGACGGCTACAATATACGGCTCAAGCAGGCGCGGGATCGCGGCGAGGAGCTTACGCGGCAGGTGCAGACGGGATTCAATCCCGGCACCGGCAAACCGATCTTCGAGGAGCAGCCCCTCGATCTTTCCGATCTGCCCTATATCGTCGTCATCGTCGACGAAATGGCGGACTTGATGCTGGTCGCGGGCAAGGAGATCGAGATCGCGGTGCAGCGACTGGCGCAGATGGCGCGCGCGGCGGGGATTCACATCATCATGGCGACGCAACGTCCCTCGGTCGATGTCATCACCGGCACGATCAAGGCGAATTTCCCGACCCGGATCAGCTTTCAGGTCACGAGCAAGATCGACAGCCGGACGATCCTGGGCGAGCAGGGTGCCGAGCAGCTTCTCGGCCAGGGCGACATGCTCTATATGGCGGGCGGCGGGCGCATCACCCGCGTTCACGGCCCCTTTGTCCGCGACAGCGAAGTGGAAAAGGTGGTGGCCTTCCTTAAGGCGCAGGGCGAGCCGGATTATCTCGACGAAGTAACCGAGGGCGGCGAGGATGGCGATTTCGGCGACGCGGGCGGCGGCTCCGATGGCGATTCATCCGGCGGAAACGAAATGTACGACATGGCCGTCGATCTGGTGCAGCGCGAAGGCAAGGCCTCGACCAGTTTCCTGCAGCGGCATCTCAAGCTCGGCTATAACCGCGCCGCCGTGCTGATCGAGCGCATGGAGCGCGAGGGCGTCGTCAGCGCCGCCAACCATGTCGGCAAGCGCGAAGTGTTCGGCGGGAAGAGGGCGTAG
- a CDS encoding DotA/TraY family protein, whose protein sequence is MTMAQSWQRDPGPTKPGGKDGKRTPVRNALKFMYAPHFGGTLKDMGKNSGIFVRILAHIFVQQGLFPKNHPALFNETMRLPLLTVLGIAFDSLQWNRGGVPKILFFFAVIGTIIFSVIGFFTALASMFITPAHAGIFDAPGLGDDYANSWLDYLFSISGNATGFLGPTMSIAANASTMALPNMFRDIAGFYSSAMLLVASIILIYHLISMVAATAHEGVAMGKSAHQVWAPIRLVFALGLLIPLGGGFSSGQFLVMQIAKLGSGMASNIWVTAMDKFLTGARMTATPDLNATDTIEKLMAIGYCGKNAQFIRSGSGQDVLNAADGTGPDGKLGTADDVVVPAMAGSPASGPVWEAVRADNAMIIQTGAINGAGIDGSGPNKIYKASYAADGGAWWTGTPCGSVSYKGLAPNPDTMPTSGASDYPAIAAASLAHVAAYKAIELTGIQLGAAMALATKCKDCSGKIATPIAEPTGNGTVLWEPAPGGSARLNLHYSIQSMQDAYKVAYLAAFAAGAAAAAGTAAVVTPTLDSVSLGSKLTGGTGQVSPNSASTTIEYQTTSVSNALKEDPLTRKPSGWMTAGALFVSLVAKSNAFDKAANNRPEVAVDFGGCTKFGGGGAGLGSFSAAGNGLYDCENEFTETKLKMEDQESTTNTSADGGSWSFGGMWDTLTDGGAGAIRAILRFTGLINDNNKYVWQNLFTSPYPMSDMMSLGKSLIHAGEYSLIVGFALSAFADRLGAGIAGKTDGVATAAAAKGGKYGGILSIGAKILGKSAQGALAIGAMIAPLLITWGMLILVPGMMLFYLLPMLPFIHFCLGVLTWLVTLLQAVIAIPVIAIAHITPHGEGLPSGSARGAYTMMLQLFLRPIMMIVGLVVTALLINTGITFLTRVFFIPLQTGLVGSDDPMSSIVFFLLYASTCYALINASIQCIDEFPMRSVSWIGGSTVDHDFSRHGASTAATIMGGQALGQVSQGLQGSIGRISGGNSVMNAQNAAAARAGGNPMMDKLAGGAESAVSGITKGAESKGGGLLGGGLKALALGVGGAAAYGSAKKVGGEMSNNGSLPGMPGSNAMTKDGSSMSALGATPAALAAYKAQGGGAGPGTIHGMGSPGVMLGMTPGSDNSPTQAGMGRTLTGQAVNLKDIAGAGGYGMKDIPAGYQAQAQKTFDSVNAGDAKTAASNIGKNPGGGGSGAPTTFRAGRQQ, encoded by the coding sequence ATGACCATGGCGCAAAGCTGGCAACGGGATCCTGGGCCGACCAAACCCGGCGGCAAAGATGGGAAAAGGACTCCCGTGCGCAATGCCTTGAAATTCATGTACGCGCCTCACTTTGGCGGCACCCTTAAGGATATGGGGAAGAATAGCGGCATTTTCGTCCGCATCCTTGCCCATATTTTCGTGCAGCAGGGTCTGTTCCCCAAGAACCACCCGGCGCTGTTCAACGAAACCATGCGCCTGCCCCTTCTTACCGTCCTCGGCATCGCCTTCGACAGCCTGCAGTGGAACCGCGGGGGCGTGCCGAAAATCCTGTTCTTCTTCGCCGTCATCGGCACGATCATTTTCTCGGTGATCGGGTTCTTCACGGCGCTGGCCAGCATGTTCATCACCCCCGCTCATGCGGGCATTTTCGACGCGCCGGGCCTTGGCGACGATTACGCCAATAGCTGGCTCGACTATTTGTTCAGCATCAGCGGCAATGCCACCGGGTTCCTCGGGCCGACGATGAGCATCGCCGCCAACGCAAGCACGATGGCCTTGCCGAATATGTTCCGGGACATCGCGGGCTTTTACTCTTCGGCAATGCTGCTCGTCGCCTCGATCATCTTGATCTATCACCTTATTTCCATGGTTGCCGCGACCGCGCATGAAGGCGTGGCGATGGGCAAGAGCGCCCACCAGGTCTGGGCGCCGATCCGGCTGGTCTTCGCGCTCGGCCTCTTGATCCCCCTGGGCGGCGGGTTCAGCAGCGGCCAGTTCCTGGTCATGCAGATCGCCAAGCTTGGCTCAGGCATGGCGTCCAATATCTGGGTAACCGCGATGGACAAATTCCTGACCGGCGCCAGGATGACCGCCACCCCGGACCTCAACGCCACGGATACCATTGAAAAGCTTATGGCCATCGGCTATTGCGGCAAAAATGCGCAGTTCATCCGCTCAGGCTCGGGCCAGGATGTTCTTAATGCCGCCGACGGCACCGGCCCCGACGGCAAACTCGGTACTGCCGACGACGTGGTCGTCCCCGCCATGGCGGGCTCGCCAGCTTCCGGACCGGTCTGGGAGGCCGTCAGGGCGGACAACGCGATGATCATACAAACCGGCGCGATTAACGGCGCCGGCATCGACGGCAGCGGCCCGAACAAAATCTATAAAGCATCCTATGCCGCGGACGGCGGGGCCTGGTGGACCGGCACCCCATGCGGCAGCGTATCCTATAAGGGGCTGGCCCCTAATCCGGATACCATGCCAACAAGCGGTGCTTCGGACTACCCGGCCATAGCAGCAGCCAGCCTGGCGCATGTCGCGGCGTATAAGGCCATCGAGCTTACGGGGATACAGCTTGGCGCGGCCATGGCGCTCGCAACCAAATGCAAGGATTGCAGCGGCAAGATCGCAACCCCGATAGCCGAGCCTACCGGGAACGGCACGGTGCTCTGGGAGCCCGCGCCGGGCGGTAGCGCGCGCCTTAATCTTCATTATTCGATTCAGTCGATGCAAGACGCTTATAAGGTGGCATATCTGGCGGCCTTTGCGGCGGGAGCGGCGGCAGCGGCAGGGACAGCCGCCGTCGTGACTCCGACATTGGACAGCGTATCGCTCGGAAGCAAGCTGACGGGCGGCACCGGCCAGGTATCGCCGAACAGCGCATCAACCACGATCGAGTACCAGACGACATCGGTCAGCAACGCCCTCAAAGAGGATCCGTTGACTAGGAAGCCGAGCGGCTGGATGACCGCCGGCGCGCTTTTCGTGTCGCTGGTGGCGAAGAGCAACGCCTTCGATAAAGCAGCCAACAACAGGCCGGAGGTCGCGGTCGATTTCGGCGGCTGCACCAAGTTTGGCGGTGGGGGCGCCGGCCTGGGCTCCTTCAGCGCGGCCGGCAACGGACTGTATGATTGCGAGAATGAGTTCACAGAGACAAAACTGAAGATGGAGGATCAGGAATCCACCACGAACACGTCGGCTGACGGGGGATCCTGGTCTTTCGGCGGGATGTGGGACACGTTGACGGATGGAGGCGCGGGCGCGATCCGTGCGATTTTGCGCTTTACCGGCCTGATCAACGACAACAACAAATATGTCTGGCAAAACCTGTTTACCAGCCCCTATCCCATGTCCGACATGATGAGTCTCGGCAAAAGTCTCATCCATGCGGGCGAATACAGCCTTATCGTCGGTTTCGCTCTTTCCGCCTTCGCCGACCGTCTCGGAGCCGGGATAGCCGGCAAAACCGACGGCGTCGCGACTGCGGCGGCGGCGAAAGGGGGCAAATACGGAGGAATTCTCAGCATCGGGGCGAAGATTCTGGGCAAGAGCGCGCAGGGAGCGCTGGCGATCGGCGCGATGATCGCGCCGCTGCTGATTACCTGGGGCATGCTGATCCTCGTGCCCGGCATGATGCTGTTTTATCTGCTGCCGATGCTGCCCTTCATTCATTTCTGCCTCGGCGTGCTGACATGGCTGGTGACTTTGCTTCAGGCGGTGATCGCCATCCCGGTCATCGCCATCGCCCACATCACGCCGCACGGCGAGGGACTTCCGTCCGGCTCGGCGCGCGGCGCCTATACCATGATGCTGCAGCTGTTCCTGCGGCCGATCATGATGATCGTCGGACTGGTGGTTACGGCGCTGCTGATCAATACCGGCATTACCTTCCTGACGCGCGTGTTCTTCATACCGCTGCAGACCGGCCTCGTCGGCAGCGACGATCCCATGAGCTCGATCGTCTTCTTCCTGCTTTACGCGAGCACATGCTATGCCCTCATTAACGCGTCGATTCAATGCATCGACGAGTTTCCGATGAGATCCGTCAGCTGGATCGGCGGCAGCACCGTCGATCATGACTTCAGCCGCCATGGCGCCAGCACGGCCGCCACCATCATGGGCGGACAGGCGCTGGGTCAGGTCAGTCAGGGACTTCAGGGCAGCATCGGAAGAATCAGCGGCGGGAACTCCGTCATGAATGCTCAAAATGCCGCTGCCGCCAGGGCTGGCGGCAACCCGATGATGGACAAGCTTGCGGGCGGGGCGGAGAGCGCCGTCAGCGGCATCACGAAAGGCGCCGAAAGCAAGGGAGGCGGCTTGCTCGGCGGCGGGCTCAAAGCCCTGGCCCTGGGCGTCGGGGGCGCTGCTGCCTACGGGTCGGCCAAAAAGGTCGGCGGCGAAATGAGCAACAACGGCTCCCTGCCGGGCATGCCGGGCAGCAACGCCATGACGAAAGACGGCAGCTCCATGAGCGCCCTGGGGGCCACCCCCGCCGCTCTGGCCGCCTATAAAGCCCAAGGCGGCGGCGCCGGTCCCGGCACGATCCATGGAATGGGATCGCCGGGCGTCATGCTCGGCATGACTCCCGGCAGCGATAACAGCCCTACTCAGGCAGGGATGGGGAGGACGCTGACCGGCCAGGCCGTCAATCTTAAAGACATCGCGGGCGCGGGCGGCTACGGCATGAAGGATATCCCGGCTGGCTACCAAGCCCAGGCGCAAAAAACCTTCGATTCCGTGAATGCCGGCGACGCCAAGACCGCGGCAAGCAACATAGGTAAGAATCCAGGAGGTGGGGGCTCAGGCGCCCCCACGACCTTTCGCGCCGGGCGGCAGCAGTAG
- a CDS encoding aa3-type cytochrome c oxidase subunit IV, whose amino-acid sequence MTDHATDLTPTIDELLPKHKATWNQFTKTALYVAVANAALLVALLFFFVIL is encoded by the coding sequence ATGACCGACCACGCTACCGATCTTACGCCGACGATCGACGAACTGCTGCCGAAGCACAAGGCTACTTGGAATCAATTCACCAAGACGGCGCTGTATGTGGCCGTCGCGAACGCCGCGCTTCTCGTGGCGCTGCTGTTCTTCTTCGTGATTTTATAA